CGGCAAGACGACCAGCTTCTACATGATCGTCGGACTGATACGACCGGACCACGGAACCATTTCGATCGACCGGCGTCCTATCACCCACATGCCGATGCACGCAAGAGCGAAGCTGGGCCTGGGCTACCTTCCTCAGGAGCCGTCGATTTTCCGCAAGCTGACAGTCGCCGACAATCTGCGGGCGGTGCTGGAATTCCGCCCGGATCTGACGCGCGGACAGCAGGAATTGATCATCGAAGAATTGCTGGAGGAATTCAGTATTTCCCACCTGAGGGACCAGCGCGCCGCCGGCCTCTCCGGCGGCGAACGGCGGCGCGTGGAGATCGCCCGCGCCCTCGCCTGTGAACCCCGCTTCATGCTTCTCGACGAGCCTTTCGCGGGGGTCGACCCGATCAGCATCATAGACATCCGCAATATCATCGAACACCTGAAAAGCCGCGGAATTGGAATCCTGATCACAGAACACAACGTGCGCGAAACCTTAGGCATCTGCGACCGCGCTTACATCCTCGCGGCGGGGCGGGTCATCGCAGAAGGAAATGCGACCGAAATCGTGAACAATCGCGAGGTCAGGCAAGTCTATTTGGGAGACAGTTTTTCGCTTTGAGCGAAACGGCTTTATCGTTGGGGGCGCATTGCGTTAACATATAAGCAATTATCGCACCACACTGGAAGACAGCACGTTAGACCGATCATGAAACAATCACTGCAACTTCGGCTGGGGCAGCAACTGGCCATGACCCCGCAGCTGCAACAGGCCATCAAGCTGTTGCAGATGTCCACGCTCGAATTGCAGCAGGAAATCCAGCAGGCGCTGGATTCCAACATGATGCTGGAAGTCACCGACGAGGAAGAGCACGTCCGCGACGCGGCAGCCGACGAGACACCTGTCACCCATAGTGAACCCAGCTACGGCGAACTCCCGGACCTCGACACCCAGACCACCATTCCCGACGAGCTGCCGGTCGACTCGTCCTGGGAGGACGTCTTCGACGGCGTACACAGCTATGCGCCGAGCGGGGGGACAGAGCCGGAAAACGAGGATTTCCTGGGGCAGCGCGGCAAGGGACAGAGCCTCCAGGAGTACCTGCGCTGGCAGATGGAACTCACGCCTTTCACTGAGCGGGATCATGCCATTGCGACCGCCATCATCGATGCAATCGACGACGACGGCTACCTGGACACCAATCTGGAAGGCATACACCAAGGGCTGACTTCGCAACTCGAAAATCTTGAACAGGACGAAGTCCAAGCGGTGTTGCACCGCATACAGAACTTCGATCCGCCCGGCATCGCGGCCGAAAACCCGGCTGACTGCCTGCGCATCCAATTGCAGCAGATGCCGGAGGACACGCCCTACCGAGCCCAAGCCATCGAACTGGTCAGCCATCACGTCGACCTGCTCGCAAAGAAGGACCTGGTCCGGCTCAAGAAAGCGCTGGAACTGGACGACGACGAGCTCGCGGAAACGATCCGCCTCGTAAGGTCCCTGGACCCGAAACCGGGTCGCTCGGTCGAACTCGACGACTACCAGTACATCATTCCGGACGTTTTCGTCTATCGGCAGGGCGCCGAATGGGCCGTCGCACTCAATCCCGAAATCGCCCCCAAGCTGCGCGTCAACCCCTATTACAGCGGCCTGATCCGACGGGCGGACAGCAGTTCGGACAACGTCACCATGCGGAATCACCTGCAGGAAGCGCGCTGGTTCATCAAGAGCCTGCAGAGCCGCAACGAAACCCTGCTCAAAGTGGCGCGCGCCATTGTGGACCGCCAGCGCGAGTTCCTGGATGTCGGCGAAACCGCGATGAAACCCCTGGTGCTGCGCGACATCGCCGAGGAAGTCTCCATGCACGAGTCCACGATCTCGCGGGTCACCACCCAGAAGTACATGCATACGCCCAACGGCATCTACGAATTCAAGTATTTCTTTTCGAGCCACGTTTCCACGGATTCCGGCGGAGAATGCTCAGCCACCGCGATCAAGGCTTTCCTCAGGGAAATCGTGAGCAAGGAAGAGGCCACCAAGCCGCTGAGCGACCATGCCATCGCCGGCATGCTGAAAGACAAGGGCATCAACGTCGCGCGGCGAACCATCGCCAAATACCGTGAAGCGATGGGCATTCCGCCTTCCAACGAAAGAAAACAGTTGTTCTAAGCCTTAGGCAGTTACGACCCCTGGAGAACCTCATGCAGCTCAGTATCAGCGGACATCACATCGACGTCACCGACGCCCTGAAAAATTACACAACCGAAAAGTTCCAGAAGCTGCAACGCCATTTCGACCAGCTGTTGGACGTCCACGTCATCCTGTCGGTCGAAAAACTGCTGCAGAAGGCCGAGGCCACGGTACAGGTGACGGGTGCGAACCTGTTCGCCGAGGACGTCCAGGAAGACCTGTACGCCGCCATCGACGGCCTGGTCGACAAGCTGGACCGGCAGATCATCAAGCACAAGGAAAAACTCAACGATCACGGCCGCCCGTAACCGGGCCGTCACCGCCGGGTGATACCGTCTGCGGTGGAATGACCACAGCAAGACCCCGGGTAGTCTCAAGATG
This portion of the Methylococcus mesophilus genome encodes:
- the hpf gene encoding ribosome hibernation-promoting factor, HPF/YfiA family, which codes for MQLSISGHHIDVTDALKNYTTEKFQKLQRHFDQLLDVHVILSVEKLLQKAEATVQVTGANLFAEDVQEDLYAAIDGLVDKLDRQIIKHKEKLNDHGRP
- the lptB gene encoding LPS export ABC transporter ATP-binding protein, yielding MTTLSAENLGKRYYRRTVVDGVNLSIDTGEIVGLLGPNGAGKTTSFYMIVGLIRPDHGTISIDRRPITHMPMHARAKLGLGYLPQEPSIFRKLTVADNLRAVLEFRPDLTRGQQELIIEELLEEFSISHLRDQRAAGLSGGERRRVEIARALACEPRFMLLDEPFAGVDPISIIDIRNIIEHLKSRGIGILITEHNVRETLGICDRAYILAAGRVIAEGNATEIVNNREVRQVYLGDSFSL
- a CDS encoding RNA polymerase factor sigma-54 codes for the protein MKQSLQLRLGQQLAMTPQLQQAIKLLQMSTLELQQEIQQALDSNMMLEVTDEEEHVRDAAADETPVTHSEPSYGELPDLDTQTTIPDELPVDSSWEDVFDGVHSYAPSGGTEPENEDFLGQRGKGQSLQEYLRWQMELTPFTERDHAIATAIIDAIDDDGYLDTNLEGIHQGLTSQLENLEQDEVQAVLHRIQNFDPPGIAAENPADCLRIQLQQMPEDTPYRAQAIELVSHHVDLLAKKDLVRLKKALELDDDELAETIRLVRSLDPKPGRSVELDDYQYIIPDVFVYRQGAEWAVALNPEIAPKLRVNPYYSGLIRRADSSSDNVTMRNHLQEARWFIKSLQSRNETLLKVARAIVDRQREFLDVGETAMKPLVLRDIAEEVSMHESTISRVTTQKYMHTPNGIYEFKYFFSSHVSTDSGGECSATAIKAFLREIVSKEEATKPLSDHAIAGMLKDKGINVARRTIAKYREAMGIPPSNERKQLF